A genome region from Candidatus Rokuibacteriota bacterium includes the following:
- a CDS encoding extracellular solute-binding protein translates to MKGTVVSRRHFIAGAAAAAGAAGLSGLPRAAVAQAKPKSLVYSTYGGDYGKWVKDGFEDQFTRATGIALVHDVGQNPERYQKLKAHKDSPKFHIVHLQDRFLYLAARDGLLETIDYAKVPNAAPIPALFKASQWLHYVYLSIGIIYNAKAVGDRPPKNWEDLLDPRYKGKIFVDDFQHFGLHAVVAIALAQGGSYANMDPGFKFIRKMKETLAPRFISTSQEGMKLLQTGEVHAAIWQQARALRLKRQGQPIEYVVPQTGDVAVTYGNGIVRGAGHKEWAEAFLDVTADPKLQGTFVSGEIQANPTHPQATPTPEIAKLIARPAGAKQFTLDYAEVLPRLDEWTRRWNKEIAG, encoded by the coding sequence ATGAAGGGCACCGTCGTGAGCCGCCGTCACTTCATCGCGGGCGCTGCCGCGGCCGCCGGGGCCGCCGGGCTCTCCGGGCTGCCGCGCGCGGCCGTCGCGCAGGCGAAGCCGAAGAGCCTGGTCTACTCCACCTACGGGGGCGACTACGGCAAGTGGGTGAAGGACGGGTTCGAGGACCAGTTCACCAGGGCCACCGGCATCGCGCTCGTCCACGACGTGGGCCAGAACCCTGAACGCTACCAGAAGCTCAAGGCCCACAAGGACAGCCCGAAGTTCCACATCGTCCACCTTCAGGACAGGTTCCTCTACCTCGCCGCGCGCGATGGGCTCCTCGAGACCATCGACTACGCGAAGGTGCCGAACGCTGCGCCGATCCCCGCGCTCTTCAAGGCGTCCCAGTGGCTGCACTACGTGTACCTGTCGATCGGGATCATCTACAACGCGAAGGCGGTGGGCGACCGCCCGCCCAAGAACTGGGAAGACCTTCTCGACCCTCGCTACAAGGGCAAGATCTTCGTCGACGACTTCCAGCACTTCGGCCTCCACGCGGTGGTCGCCATCGCGCTCGCGCAGGGCGGCAGCTACGCGAACATGGACCCCGGCTTCAAGTTCATCCGCAAGATGAAGGAGACGCTCGCGCCGCGCTTCATCTCGACATCGCAGGAGGGTATGAAGCTCCTGCAGACCGGTGAGGTCCACGCCGCCATCTGGCAGCAGGCGCGCGCCTTGCGCCTCAAGCGCCAGGGGCAGCCCATCGAGTACGTGGTGCCGCAGACCGGCGACGTCGCGGTGACCTACGGCAACGGCATCGTGAGGGGTGCCGGCCACAAGGAGTGGGCGGAGGCGTTCCTCGACGTCACCGCGGACCCGAAGCTCCAGGGCACGTTCGTGTCCGGGGAGATCCAGGCGAACCCGACGCACCCGCAGGCGACGCCGACGCCGGAGATCGCGAAGCTGATCGCCCGGCCGGCCGGCGCGAAGCAGTTCACGCTGGACTACGCCGAGGTGCTTCCGCGCCTCGACGAGTGGACGCGGCGCTGGAACAAGGAAATCGCGGGGTGA